The window ACTGACGTATAGACTCACGTGTGTTAGAGGGTTTCAACATATCCAGCTGGTGTTGTGGAACTAAAAACATCTTCTCAGCATAATCCATTGTCAGATCTTATTTAGAGGTAACCAAGCTTGTTATGAAGGGGATCGCGATGCTTAAAAGTGGTAATAAAAATCCCCCTTTTTGGTTGATTAACCGTCTTTTCCTTTTAACACCAACCTTCTTATCTGCAACAATTTTAATATCAGATCTTCTTCTCTTCAGTCTCTGATATTGTTGTGGTGTGAGCGGTATATTGCCGTGAAGAACATTAAGAGCAACCTCACACAATGCTACTACGAGCTCGTCTGCAGCGGACTCTAAAATAACCCGTCTTTGTTTAGGTGTTGCTTTTAATAACAGCTTTAAAAGCGGAAGGTTCCTTAAAAGTCTTgcagacattttttattttttttttatttttaacaaacagcagggtcagtgtttttttttctttttctgaatgtATACAACAGGATGTTTTGAGAGTAAACTCGTTCTGAGACGATACTGGTCTGGGGTTGCTGCTTTAAAGTCAACCAAAAGGTATCCGTAAGGAACACTGGTAGCATCGTGATAACAATCCATAAAAAATTGGGTGTTTCTGGGATACATCTGCCGTGCTAACACATTAATTTGGGTATTGTCTCTGGGGTTTttaaacaacaccaaataactTGTGTTTAAATTGATGGTTCTACTGGATTTTCCTTTACAAAAGAGATTCTGAATTAAGTACAAGCAACTCATATTTCTGTGATGCACATAATTTGTGAATAAACGTTCAATCTCGACGTTGTTACATGCATCATTCATAACATCATCGAGGATTAAAAGGGCAGCTTTATTGGGAGGGAACAGCTGATCATCATTCAAGCTCTGTGGTATTCCTTCAATAAATTTGATATCATACAATCTTGATAATTCATCATACAATGGCTGCCAACAGTCGTATATTATCACGATATTCTCAATCTTTCTAGAAATCACACTGTTAGCATTTTCtaataacatttttacaaaaaacgTTTTGCCAGAGTTGGAAGGTCCACATAATACACAAGCAAATGGAAATTGTAATCTGAAATCAAAACCATCGGTGTCTCGCACACCATGGTGACCAAAAACGTTGTCAGTAGCCATATGGTAGAGTGGTGAAGTCTGGACACAGAACGCGTTTGTTGTAAACTACCTTGAATTTCTTGCCAACTGACTTGTTTTGAAGAGTGAATTTCTTTTTGTTCCTTACAATACCATCAGCTCGTGCAAGAATATAGTTATCACGACCCACCCCCCGAACATACTGTTCGACAAGTCCGATCAAAGAGTCTAGCCTAATGACCTCGGAGTTTACAGCGTTTAGTGTGATGCCTTTGGCTTTCATACACACCTTACCCTTAGCTGTGCGATATCCATAACTTTTCGGGCCGCTTGAACAGAATTCCACTATGTGATCGTTATCACCAACCTCGTCAGTGAGATTGCCAAGGTACGGCCCTAGCGGAGGTTCATATTCACCATCTTTAGATGTGAATATCACAGAATCAGTGTCGCAATAAAGTACCCTATCACCCAGCCTATCCATAAGATCATAAAGTTCTAACCGTGCATGGGCTGTTGTAAAAGCGCCAAGAAAGACATTGATGTCACGGGTCTGACATCCTTTCCCATCTGCGTAAGCCCACTGAACAAGTGCAACAGTGTCTGAcacaaatgagaaatgtttgatgTCATATTCTGTGTTAAAAATGTGTCGGGCGAACTGTTCAGGGTCTGTAATTAATTCAGATGTCGGAAGAGATTCTTTCATTGAGAAGCGACCCCAAAGCGAGTTCAGCAGGAGTTTCATTATTGATCTGCGTGCCGCGTTAAACTCGATTTTGTCCGGATTCAATTTAACGTCCTCTTTCTCAAAGTAGTCTCTGATGTAAGACTCCTTGTCTGCATCGGTAACGACGTCTTTGGGATACCCTGAACTCTCCTGTTTGAACTGTAAAAATGTCTTAACATAATCGCAAAATAACGTGTCAGATCGTTGCGGGAAATGCCAGACCTCTTGAATTTGAGATACCACATACCCCTTCTCGACAGCTTTTAAAAGCTCGATACTAACCCAGCAGCCGTGAATGGCTCTTTCTTCATCACTGTGAACACATGGCTGAGTCTGGTTCTGCTGTTCAGCACACGTTCTACAGAGAGGAAAAAGGAGCTTTCCCGAGCTTCTGAACGGTAGTACGGGGTGAAGCAATTTTCTCGGCGGGATGACGGTAGCTTTTATTAGCCCATAATAATCTTCAAGGTTTTGAAAATCCTTGTGGATTATTTGTGGATGGCCTACGGGGTAGGTTTTTTGTGCCTGCACATAGGGATATAATGACgtaaaatcaaaataacgaATAAATTCGCCATCTGCAGCTTTGTGGTATAGCTTTAACGCATTCGTTCGACCACCATACAGAGCATCGCGGGGTTTCAATCTTTCAGGGCGGTTGTATGTGGACATGAATTCTATAACAGCGTCGTCACTCTGTTTAGCGAACTCCCATTCACACTGCCAAATCCGTTCGGTCTGAAGATTGTATGCGCGCTCTAAAATTTCAAACTTGTCGTCACACTGCCTTCGGAGTACGGAATAAGGCAATTTTGTCAAAGGGTTTATATCGGCGGGGTTATGACAGCGTTCGCATCCATGAAAAAAACAACCGAGAAATTCGAATGCTTTTTTCGTGGTACCATCATCATGGAATCCGTCCACATAGTATTTTCCAATCGAAACTTCACCACCATTTAGTGCGTGTTGGATATCTATGGAACGTGATTTTTGGATGTATTCAAGCCATTCAATTGAGACATTTGAATACGTCTTGTTCTGATTGGTATACGCATCGTTTCGGGTCAGAGCTACCGTGTCTTTTGGGATGTAGTGTGTCTTATACACAGCCATACACGTCGACGCCAATGTTGTGTAATTAAAAGGGTCTAAGCCCGCGCACAATAAAAATTCTTCGCGGTACTTCATGCAAGCCTCCCTGAGCAAAACAACATCGTTTTTACCATAGATTGCcaattcttttttaaaatcaaatgttttgtCAGACATGGTATTGTACCACTCATCAAACGTTGCCCTCTCCTGATTCGACATTGTTGCGTATCCGTAAAATTCCTTGTCGGGGTAAGGGCCTACGTAATTGTCATTTTCAACACGGTTAAAGTGGTGTGGGAAATAGCCCTTCTCAGCATTAGTCAGATTAAATGCAGCAGGTGTTTTTGCCAATCGCATTGGTATGAAAGAGTAGCTGTCGATAAACCGCTGCTTGTATGCCTCATCAAACATCAAGATTAGACGACAGCCTCGCATCGTAATTTTCGGCGCAATCCCCATTCTAGTGAAGTATTCCAAAAGAATAAAATTGTCAAAGCCTGACGCATTATGCGCAATCCACGTGTAATTACTATAACGAGGGCGTCTAAACTTTTTAATGAGACGATCCACACAATCGGGCCCTTCAGCCACAAACTCCTCACCATCAAACGTGATAGCACACACAAAATTGGGTGTGTGCTGATTATTTTGATAACGTGTCTCGAAATCATAAAATATGTAGCGATCATTCGGTTTCTCCGGCTTAACTGGTTGAATGAAGCATTGATGTTCACCACCAGTGACCAAACTCTCACTACAGTGAGCGCAACGATCTGCAGTGCAATTATGGGGTTTGGGATTTGTACCACTGACGTGATAACGCCTATTACATTTTCGGCAATATTTGGTAACGTCGCACTGTGCATGTTGCATGCCAGCAGGTGTTTTTTTATGCATGTCAAAACAATAGTCAGATTTGCAATACCGTAAACAGTCGGCGCAATGCTTTGGTTCTTTGGGGTACTTGTGACAATCGGGTGCATTACAGACATCACAAACGTACTGACATCTGTGATCTCTTCTACACGTGAAACCCTTGTAGCAAAAACCACACACGTACGGCGTGCCAATAAACGCGCGCAGATTTTTTATCATAAAATAATGACTGTCATGCAggtacaaaaacacagttttaggaTGTGGATCATCTGTGTTTGCATACTTCACCAAATCCCCTGTGTCTGACCTGTAGAACACCactattttaatattcaacaaGCGTTCAAACTGCACAATATCTTTCAGAGCGATTTTGTGATGATCAGCATATCCGGCGGAATTTTGTATCGTTGACGCTACTGACTCAAGCTCCGTGTGTGGTTTCTGAGGATTTAGGAAATGAGCCAAACAGATTGCGAAACAAAGATTGTTAGAAATATTTGTGGGACAAAACAGATTGAGTCTGTTTTTACCAATCACTTCATTATGTGCTAGATCACGCACCTTTCTATAAACGCCGCCGTGTTTACTTCTTGCTATCGACACTTTTAAATTCATCCTCTCATCGAACTGTATGTTAGCATTgctttgcattattttttcaaactgatttataaataaatctaaTGCATCATCATCATTACCAGCCACGACTGTGTTGACATCTGATGTCAGGCTTGGACCACTCAAGGTGATGTTGATTAAACTATCACCACCGCCTAATAATCTGGAAAATGCCATTATTTCACCAAGTGTGTTGTGTAAAAACACAGTGTAGTCTGCTAAATCTGTAGAAGATATCTCCCTCAGATTTAGTAGTCTATGGATCTCCAAACCATTGAAGCGTCTGCGCGGTAGCACACTGTACCCATCCACATTACCACCCTCTCTTATCAAAGTTTGTATAACGTCATGTGATAGACCCATGTTTGGTGCGTCAAGATTAAGAGTGCATTGTGACTGGGTACCAGTGTTACCACCTGACTGGTGTGGAAATTGTGCGATTTCAACATCTGGGTCATTTTGATCAAATTGTACAAAATCAGAATTTGGTTCTGGATCAGTTTGTTCAAATCCAATATCTGGGTGATTTTGTTCAAATTGTACAAGATCATAATTTGGTTCTGGTACAAATTGTTGTGGGGGTGTTTCTGCCAACCCACCAATACGCAGGAAGTtttcaaattgttcaaaattACAGTCTGGTTCTTGTTCTCTATGTGGTGTTGTGTAGTTTAATAACTCTTGCAACCTATCTGTTGTATATACAGGTCTATTAGCCTCCTCCTCAATAGCCCGAAATAAATAATGCAAAGCATCTGTGTTATAGTACAGTTCGACGGGGTCCATACGACCATCGTCTTGTCTAAACCGTCCCACCACACCTCGACCACAATCATCTGGCTCCCGACAACGTTTtggcattttaaacaattttcttttttatttattttaaaaaacaaaacaaaaaaacgtcgTTTGTACACTTAAAACACAACGGTCCTAAACAACCACTCTAAATTACACACTGTTTTGACATGAATcgtttttaaaagaaacaaaacaaaattacacaTCAATGTAAAAAGTAATTACAACTCACCCATAACGCTTTTTAAGAGTGATGACAACCTGCCTCAACACATCTGTTGTCAGGCCTTGATCACGGGCCACTTGACGGACCACGCCGTTGTTCAAGCGATGCTCTGCTATGGATTGTTTAATCCAAATACCTTGCTCTTGTTGTCGCTGTGAAAGGGCTGTAAAGTGTCTTTCGAAAGCAAGAAGTTCAGTCCTGATTGTGTCCTGTATAATTTTCCTGCGCTGTTCCTCCAAGGCAAGCAATACAGACTTGACTGTATCCTGTATAATTTTCGTACGCTGCTCCTCCAAGGTAAGCAATACAGACTTGACAGTGTCCTGTATAAGGGTGGTTATGAATTGAGTGTCTATATTCAGATGTGACTCCCGTATGAAAGCCTCCTGATTTGAAGGTAGTTCCTCAGGGTCTGATTCCGCCACGACCGCCACGTTTTCATCAGATGGAACATGCGGTTGTGTTTCTTTAGGTAACACAGTGAATTCACAGGCATCCCACGATTCTAACAGACCATCACCCCAGTTCTGGACATCATCTACATCTGGGACCACGTTGTCATCAGCATTCACATCTgttaagaagaagaagaagaaagtatattattttattatatcgtgtgtgtgtgtgtgtgtgtgtgtaatactAACAAGCATCGATAGATAGGGTCGATGTTTAGAAACTATTTGCTCATACTAAACACATATACAGGTTACCATTATAAACagtttaaacagaaaatcaacacagcattgttttattCACATGCTTGACTATCTAACGATTTCACACACTTACCAACTATTGCTCCAAATGATTGTCTTGGTCTCTTACGATCCGGTGTCTGTGGAATACAGTCGGTGTCTCTCTCACAATCAACCGGAGGTTTTGCTTTTGTCCGGTTACCCACGGCGTTTTTACGTTTGAGGCGGTTTTTCGACGTTATCCCACTGCAGCCAGGTTTCTCTGTATCACCCCTACACTGCGGCGTATCGATACTTTTTATAAGGTTCGATAATCCTTCTGGAATACATATAATAAAAAGctgttaaaacaacaacaaaaacaaaaaacaaaacataacgtATATAGTAGATAACGAAATATTACAACACTTACTGAGTGGCTGGATGCATACACGTTTTGATGACGTACTCGCAGGATACGTTCCTCCTGATaacaaatttgaaaaaaaaaaaaagcacattatACATTTACACCATCGCTAAACAACATACAAGTGTCTAGATATAAGAGCAAACACGCATTGTTCAGGCAGAATGTAAATCcaccaaagacattttatatGACTTATGGTTTACAAACACTCACCCAGCTCCGGGTTGTTCGTGCTGCCTGGCGATGGCGGCTGATTTGTCGAGGAGCTAGTTTCAGGTTTAGGATCTCCTGTtaacaatgttaaaatatacacatTATATAAAATACGATACAGCAATGTATACGATTCGTGTGAATTTAAGAACAACAAGCGTTCGTTCAGACAGAATGTAAATCCACCAAAGGCATTTTATGTGGCGTATGGTTTACAAACACTAACCCAGTTCCGGATTGTTCGAGCTGCCTCGCGAAGGCGGCTGATTTGTTGCAGATCTGAGTCCGTTTTTCGACCCTCCtggtaaaataattaaatatataaataaaaaataaaagacgaatgcatgaataaataaaacatattgtataaCGTCAATTACACTAGACGTGCAGTGTTCTGCATGTAACGTAAAATTATACATACCACTCGCTTGATTGAGAAATTGAATTTGTTCAACAAGATCATCAAGATTTCCACACGCATTGTCCGCGTCACCTGAAGCGTAGAGATCCTGTTTAAGTAACGTAATAGTTCCGTGACTCACGGAcacaaataaaactttttttcttttttttttttttcttaataataataataataacaacgaTAAGCATACTCACTGTTGAATAAAGCAGTCATCTTCACAGTAAAACACTCGAACGTCCCGATAACAGCCGTGGTGTGAATGAAATAGTTTGTTTGAGATCGAAGATTGTCTGACACACACGCGTGCTTGGATACATACTGACGAAAAAACTGGCCGGCTTTATACAGAGACCTCAAAACGTAAATAGCCGGTACAGCCCACAACATTATTAACATATATAAAACTTCACCCAATCACCCCAATAAATGGGTCATCACCCTCAGGCGTCACGTAGACTACGCATAATCACCCAGTATGATAGACCCCCCACCCCACCCTATCGACCATTAATGTCCCATACAGGCTTCTAAAACACCAGGCCACTTATTTTAATGGTcataccttttgttttgttgggATGATTGTCTACCTGAATGTCACGATCCAAATATTTTGACTCAATTAACATATACTGTATTGAACCCCATTACTGTTCCTGGTGAGGTGTCAGCATAACACAAACTAGGCTTGGGTATCTTTTAAGGCACCCCGCAATCAAAGAAATGAACGATCGCAGACATCACACCTTTGCCCATCAGACTGGAAGGAGCCAGGAGACAAGGAAGGAATAAACCATAAAATATCATTGCTGGGTGGGAGAAGTCAAAAGTCTCCCCCTGTTTTGATCTGTTTTTAACACGTACAGACAACAGCTTGGGAAGTCATACAGCCACTGGTATAGGAAGTCACATAGCCACGTCACAATGTAACACCATGGGTCATATATTACCTGACACATGTCCTGACATCTGACAGCTGTCAGTCTGAGAATTATGAGGGTGCAATAAATCATATGCAAAAGCCATAAATCATTCAAAAGTGACACAAGGTATATGTTAACACTACTTACGATCCTATTCTGATGCAAAATATGTTTCTCCACACAGTTCTTACCGGCCTGCAAAACGACTACTACATCAGAGGTGACCTCAAGCCATACCTGCAACAAACAGATGTGAGTGATGAACTGTTAGAGAAATTGAATATTGCATGCATGACTGAGGCAGAGAGACAAAGTAAAAAGAAAACTGCAGTCCAACATCAGGCGATGGTGCACTTACTTGAATGCACTGATGTTCCAGCACCTACAGAGAAGAAAGGGAAAATGTTGCCTCaggaaaataagaacaaacacAGTTCTGACTTGCTAAATGAAATCAGAGAAATCAAATCAGATATGGCACCATTAAAGAACCTTAGTGCTGAAGTGTCACAAATCAGAGAGTCGATTTAACTGCCTCAAGCCAGTGCAGCACAGAATTTGTCCACACCTGGTTTACAAAACAACATACCAGTAAATCAGTTTGAGTATTCGTCTCCTGCGTATTGGCCAACATACAGCCCAGGACAGAAAGGAAGAACCGCTCAATTTCAACAATGATTTGCTCCTCAACGTCATTTCATGCAGCCCAGGAGTTGTCCTAGGAGGTGTTTAAACTGCCAACAGAGTGGAACTGATATGTATTGTACACACTGTTACAGATGTGCAAGCAGTGAGCATTTCCTGGCAGGCTGCAGAGTAAGAACAACAAATTTAGCCAGAGATGGTAATTTAAACAAGGGAGGGTTGCTTCCATGGAACAGGAAGTGACCTGCCAGGTGTTAAAGTCCCACCAACAGTGCTTGTCTTGTGGCGTGAAGGGGGATTCCCATAATTTCAGACTGTGTACATCATGCCACAAGGCCCTTTACTGCTCTAAGTTATGTCAAGCTCATCACTGAAGTGAACACAATAAAGACTGTAAGCAGAATGGACACAAAGATGTAAAAGAATTAAGATTCaaaatgagaacaaattcaaACAAAACATTGAGTGTGGCCAGTTTAGTGGGAAAACAGTGTTTCATTGATTGTTATATCCATGGAGTAAAAACAACAGCATTGTGGGACACAGGTTCTCAAGTTTGTATCATTGATGAGTGGTGGAAAAATAACGTATTACCTGATGTGAAGCTGAGGCTTGTCTCCGAGATAATTGATGCATCTGACACACTTCAGACAGTTGCAGCCAATGGACAAGATATCCcctatgatggatggatagaagtCACATTTTGGTTGCCAGGAGAAAACAGTTATAGCAGAGATCCCGTCATTCCCATTCTAGTAACAAAGGGAAAACACCTCTCCCATCCTATCATTGCTTACAACGCTATTGAGCTCATAGTGACCAATAGCACAGGTGAAAGTACTGATCAAACATGTGGGGAACAGTTAAAGAGAATAGTGAAGATGACTTTCCCGAGATTAGAGACAAACCACATTCAAGCCTTTATAGAACTTGTAAAGGCAGAAAAGTCAAATGAATATGTGGTGAGGATTCTCAGAGAAAAGGTGTTAATACCCAAGCATACTTCTCTGCAGGTTGAGTGCCGAATAAAATGAGCCCACTGAAGGAGGACACCACTTTGATGTTTGAACCTGATGTTGATCCCAAATGGGCAGAAGGGCTAGAGTTCCAGGAGACACTTGTGCAGGTGAAGAGGGGTGCCCCATCGTACATCGTACTTGATGCTCGAAACCCAACGGATCATGACATTGTCCTGTGTGGGAAAACAGTCATTGGAACAGCACATGGGGTACAAGCTGTTTATCCATCCATGTCATTTGATCAGTCAAGTCGGTCCATACCTGCATCAGTGACTTCCATCCAAACGAGCAGCATTGAGTCTACCATTGATGCTTGGGACCCCCCAGTGGATTTGAGTCATCTGAAAAAGAAATAGTACACAAAATGTTACTAGAGGAATGTTTGTCATTCTCCAAATCAGATGATGACATCAGATGCATAGAAAATCTAATGCTGAAAATATCTCTAAAAGACACAATTCCTGTTGCACGCTCGCACATATCTGTGCCTAAGTCGCTTTATAGGGAAGTGAAAGATTACCTTCATGACCTGATTGCTCAGGGCTGGATATCAAAATCAACATCATCTTATGCATCACCTGTTGTCTGTGTTAGGAAAAGGGATGGAAGCCTGCGACTTTATGTGGATTACAGGGAGCTGAATAAGAAGACCCATCCTGATCGTCAGCCAATTCCCCAGGGTACAAGATATCCTCAACAACCTGGGTGGGAATTCATGGTTTTTATTATTAGATCAGGGCAAAGGGTTTTATCAAGAGTTTATGGCGAAGGAGAGTAGATCCCTGACCGCATTCATAACTCCATGGGGGTTATAtgagtggaaactaattccttTTGGCCTGATGAATGCTCCAGCTGCCTTTCAAAGGTGTATGGAGGAATGAGGAGAGTTTGAGAGACCGGATATGTGTGCTGTATCTAGATGACATCTTAGTCTACAGCAAGTCTTTTGAAGACCACGTCCACCATGTGCGGGAGGTACTGCAGCAGCTTAGATGGTACAGAATTAAACTGAAACCAAGTAAATGTGGAATGGTCAAAAAGGAAATCCGCTATCTTGGAAGAATTGTTTCTGCCGAAGGCAGCAAAGTGGATCCAGCTGATACAGAGGCTGTGTGAGCATGGAAGGAAAGGAGACCAAGCACTGTCGGACAGCTGCGAACTGTGATGGGCCTATTAAGCTACTACTGGCAATATATTAAAGATTTCTCAAAGATTGCTGGACCACTATATGACTTACTCAAGGGCACCCCAGGAGAGGAAAAGATGTGTCAAAAATCAAGGCAAAGCAAACTGAAGAATAGAGGAGTGCCTTCTAACCAACCAATAGTTTGGAAAGCTGAGCACCAAGAGATTTTAGAGCAGTTGATCAACCATCTGGTCAAGCCACCTATCCTCAGATTCCCAGATTTTTTGCTGCCCTTTATTCTTCACACAGATGCCTCAAACCAAGGTCTGGGGGCAGTATTATACCAAAAGCAGGATGGCAAGCTCTGTGTAATAGCGTATGGCTCTTGGACACTCACAGCAGCCGAAGGAAACTACCATCTCCATTCGGGTAAATTAGAGTTCCTCGCCCATAAGTGATCGGTGACCGAGAAATTCAGGGACTACTTATACTACGCACATACATTCACGGTCTTCAGTGATAATAACCCCCTCACGTATGTACTATCTAGTGTGAAACTGAATGCAACTGGTTGTAGGTGGGTAGCTGAGCTAGCCGATTTCCATTTTTCGATAAAGTACTGCCCTGGCCGAGAGAATGCAGATGCTGACAGCTTATCAAGATTGCCTCTCGGCATTGAAGAGATGATTATACAATGTACAGAGGAATTGTCATCAGACTGTATTGCAGCAACTGCTCAAGCGGTAGAAGTACAAGAAGCTTCGTCATCATGGACATTGTCTGATTCTCCATGTTTATCAGATGGGGATGGCAACAGTTCTATTCCTGTGGATGAGATATGACAGGCCCAACAGGAGGATCCACACATTGGacctataataaaatgtaaattgacCAGTGTGAGGCCCCGTGGCCACCAAATTAAGTCTCTTACAGAGCGGGAGAAGCTCCATGTAGATGAAAATTGGATCCTGAAGCAGATACCAGGATACCTAACAGCTACCAGGAACCAATTGGTTCTACCTGAAAGATACAAGACAGTTGTACTGAAAGAGTTGCATAATGAGATGGGCCACCAATGTCAGAGACCGTTTCTTTTGGCCTCATATGCAACAAGAGGTTGAATATTATGTTGCAAAAAGCTGTCCTTGTTTGAAGCAAAAGAAGCCTTGTAAAGAGGCGAGGGCCCCTCTCACCAATATCATCACAACGCAGCCCTTTGAGCTTGTATCTGTAGACTTCCTGCATTTAGACAAATGTAAGGGGGGATATGAATATT of the Megalobrama amblycephala isolate DHTTF-2021 linkage group LG12, ASM1881202v1, whole genome shotgun sequence genome contains:
- the LOC125280256 gene encoding uncharacterized protein LOC125280256, whose protein sequence is MLIMLWAVPAIYVLRSLYKAGQFFRQYVSKHACVSDNLRSQTNYFIHTTAVIGTFECFTVKMTALFNSDADNACGNLDDLVEQIQFLNQASGGSKNGLRSATNQPPSRGSSNNPELGDPKPETSSSTNQPPSPGSTNNPELGGTYPASTSSKRVCIQPLKGLSNLIKSIDTPQCRGDTEKPGCSGITSKNRLKRKNAVGNRTKAKPPVDCERDTDCIPQTPDRKRPRQSFGAIVDVNADDNVVPDVDDVQNWGDGLLESWDACEFTVLPKETQPHVPSDENVAVVAESDPEELPSNQEAFIRESHLNIDTQFITTLIQDTVKSVLLTLEEQRTKIIQDTVKSVLLALEEQRRKIIQDTIRTELLAFERHFTALSQRQQEQGIWIKQSIAEHRLNNGVVRQVARDQGLTTDVLRQVVITLKKRYG